Proteins encoded in a region of the Candidatus Omnitrophota bacterium genome:
- a CDS encoding PDZ domain-containing protein, which translates to MRNIITAVIAVLLVFTVFFTSTTHAERPDDAGLLPEKLLSGLQLRGTLFTDSLSPLAIIEYANSGQVMIHELGDSVEGFKIVKISRGEVIMSSAGRQFTLSFPDGGVLQPMVFAANEGKWYNIKTEGNTIVTDRATVAGAILRIKDIMKDVQVGPYSENGKKSGMAVAKLDEKGILQEIGVKQGDIIKSVNGLPINNPYQVINAYRRLKDKSELRVEIIRNASPLVLNYRIEK; encoded by the coding sequence ATGAGAAATATAATTACGGCTGTAATAGCGGTCTTATTGGTTTTTACTGTATTTTTTACCTCTACTACCCATGCCGAGCGGCCAGACGATGCCGGCCTATTGCCCGAAAAATTATTAAGCGGACTTCAGCTTAGGGGCACGCTTTTTACCGACAGCCTTAGCCCTTTGGCTATAATAGAATACGCCAATAGCGGACAGGTCATGATACATGAATTGGGTGATTCTGTTGAAGGGTTTAAGATCGTAAAGATATCAAGGGGAGAGGTCATAATGTCTTCCGCGGGCAGGCAGTTTACGCTTTCTTTCCCTGATGGCGGCGTTTTACAACCGATGGTTTTTGCCGCTAATGAAGGTAAATGGTATAATATAAAAACCGAAGGCAATACCATCGTTACCGATAGGGCCACTGTCGCGGGGGCGATATTAAGGATAAAGGATATTATGAAGGATGTCCAGGTGGGCCCATATTCAGAAAACGGTAAAAAATCAGGTATGGCCGTGGCAAAATTAGATGAAAAAGGCATATTGCAGGAGATTGGCGTGAAACAGGGTGATATAATAAAATCCGTAAACGGCCTTCCGATAAATAATCCTTATCAGGTGATAAATGCCTACCGCAGGCTGAAAGATAAAAGCGAGTTGAGAGTTGAAATTATCAGGAACGCAAGCCCGCTGGTTCTTAATTACAGGATTGAAAAATAA